From the genome of Thermoflexus hugenholtzii, one region includes:
- a CDS encoding ParA family protein: MGGLPKVIATVNFKGGVGKTTATWLLARVASEEDPVLVIDADAQMSLTTAVELSEETGRFPEDFERWFRAHQEARRTLFDAIDQFTRGGGYFDFPIDGRVAFRVHERLWLIPATSDLYWLTLEVFDRDQMQGFAHALVLKFARAGAGFRYVFFDCPPSFTVLSYSILTNCDLILVPVNPDVFADRGLNILLEGLELQLQPHPFPKVAVFMNRARLYRGGFTRETRYYWEQVGAICRKWLEKGIPIRPLRTFLPERADVRKSIPKGGRVPEDLRQELRKLWQEIREFLGG, from the coding sequence ATGGGCGGTCTGCCGAAGGTGATCGCTACGGTGAACTTCAAGGGGGGAGTGGGGAAAACCACCGCCACCTGGCTGCTGGCTCGTGTCGCCTCCGAGGAGGACCCGGTCCTGGTGATCGATGCCGACGCTCAGATGAGCCTGACCACAGCCGTGGAGCTTTCCGAAGAAACCGGGAGGTTCCCCGAGGATTTCGAGCGCTGGTTTCGAGCCCATCAAGAAGCCAGGCGAACCCTCTTTGATGCCATTGACCAGTTCACCCGAGGAGGAGGATACTTCGATTTCCCTATCGATGGACGGGTGGCTTTCCGAGTCCATGAGCGCCTCTGGTTGATCCCGGCCACCAGCGATCTTTACTGGCTCACGCTGGAAGTCTTCGACCGTGATCAAATGCAAGGCTTCGCTCATGCCCTGGTTCTCAAATTCGCGAGGGCCGGCGCCGGTTTTCGTTATGTGTTCTTCGACTGTCCGCCCTCTTTCACGGTCCTCTCGTATTCCATCCTAACCAACTGCGATTTAATTCTCGTGCCGGTTAATCCGGATGTGTTTGCGGATCGAGGGCTGAATATCCTGCTGGAGGGTTTGGAGCTCCAGCTGCAACCGCATCCCTTCCCCAAAGTGGCGGTCTTTATGAACCGGGCCCGCCTGTATCGTGGGGGATTCACGCGGGAGACCCGCTATTACTGGGAGCAGGTAGGGGCGATCTGCCGCAAGTGGCTCGAGAAGGGAATCCCCATTCGCCCGCTGCGGACCTTTCTGCCGGAGCGGGCGGATGTTCGCAAGAGCATTCCAAAGGGTGGAAGGGTTCCGGAGGATCTTCGTCAGGAGCTCCGCAAGCTATGGCAGGAGATTCGAGAATTCCTGGGAGGATGA